Proteins encoded together in one Lathyrus oleraceus cultivar Zhongwan6 chromosome 5, CAAS_Psat_ZW6_1.0, whole genome shotgun sequence window:
- the LOC127079201 gene encoding uncharacterized protein LOC127079201 gives MGGSKASSTSEVGNGLPRCGCNETMKLLVSKSIENPGRKFWKCRNYMNGCGLFLWDDLVSEFAVKETNPSGCRQCEVNKAYLIEFAKEIVEEIDCRVGKLNKLEKLKKKIAMEKRKNL, from the exons ATGGGTGGCAGCAAGGCATCTTCCACGAGTGAAGTTGGAAACGGCTTACCAAGATGTGGATGCAATGAAACCATGAAGTTGTTGGTCTCCAAGTCAATTGAAAACCCCGGTCGCAAATTTTGGAAATGCAGGAATTATATG AATGGGTGCGGTTTATTTTTGTGGGATGATTTGGTCAGTGAGTTTGCAGTGAAAGAAACCAATCCGTCCGGATGCCGCCAATGTGAAGTCAACAAGGcttatttgattgaatttgcTAAAGAGATTGTTGAGGAGATAGATTGCAGAGTCGGAAAGCTTAACAAGTTAGAAAAACTGAAGAAAAAGATTGCAATGGAAAAGAGGAAAAATTTATGA